Proteins encoded in a region of the Capra hircus breed San Clemente chromosome 3, ASM170441v1, whole genome shotgun sequence genome:
- the S100A5 gene encoding protein S100-A5 isoform X2, with protein sequence MVQAPGARRVTRLLELHTVMETPLEKALTTMVTTFHKYSGREGSKLTLSKKELKELIKKELCLGEMRESSIDDLMKSLDKNSDQEIDFREYSGFLTTLCMAYNGFFLEENQ encoded by the exons ATGGTTCAGGCTCCTGGGGCAAGGAGGGTGACTAGG CTTCTGGAACTGCACACCGTGATggagacccccctggagaaggccctGACCACTATGGTCACCACTTTCCATAAATATTCTGGGAGAGAGGGCAGTAAACTGACTCTGAGCAAGAAGGAGCTAAAGGAACTGATCAAGAAGGAGCTGTGTCTTGGTGAG ATGAGGGAGAGCAGCATTGACGACCTGATGAAGAGCCTGGACAAGAACAGCGACCAGGAGATTGACTTCAGGGAGTACTCGGGGTTCCTGACCACGCTGTGCATGGCCTACAACGGCTTCTTTCTGGAGGAGAACCAATGA
- the S100A6 gene encoding protein S100-A6: MGGGGAFADRLPCGVWESEKTLLPRLLTCPAACSSEPSLQLWEHPLDLAISLLVVICHKYSGLDGDENTLSKKELKELVQKELTLGEKMQDAETAELMDEMDQNKDQVVNFQEYVTFLGALAIIYNELLRD, translated from the exons ATGGGCGGCGGGGGCGCTTTCGCTGACCGGCTTCCCTGCG GTGTGTGGGAGAGTGAGAAAACCTTGCTTCCCAGGCTGCTGACCTGCCCCGCTGCCTGCAGCTCTGAGCCCAGTCTTCAGCTATGGGAACACCCCCTGGATCTGGCCATTAGCCTCCTGGTGGTCATCTGCCACAAGTACTCTGGCCTTGATGGTGACGAGAACACCCTGAGCAAGAAGGAGCTGAAAGAGCTTGTCCAGAAGGAGCTCACCCTTGGGG AAAAGATGCAGGATGCGGAAACCGCAGAGCTAATGGACGAAATGGACCAGAACAAGGACCAGGTGGTGAACTTCCAAGAATATGTCACCTTCCTGGGGGCCTTGGCTATAATCTACAATGAACTTCTCCGGGACTGA
- the S100A5 gene encoding protein S100-A5 isoform X3 — protein sequence METPLEKALTTMVTTFHKYSGREGSKLTLSKKELKELIKKELCLGEKMRESSIDDLMKSLDKNSDQEIDFREYSGFLTTLCMAYNGFFLEENQ from the exons ATggagacccccctggagaaggccctGACCACTATGGTCACCACTTTCCATAAATATTCTGGGAGAGAGGGCAGTAAACTGACTCTGAGCAAGAAGGAGCTAAAGGAACTGATCAAGAAGGAGCTGTGTCTTGGTGAG AAGATGAGGGAGAGCAGCATTGACGACCTGATGAAGAGCCTGGACAAGAACAGCGACCAGGAGATTGACTTCAGGGAGTACTCGGGGTTCCTGACCACGCTGTGCATGGCCTACAACGGCTTCTTTCTGGAGGAGAACCAATGA
- the S100A5 gene encoding protein S100-A5 isoform X1 — MVQAPGARRVTRLLELHTVMETPLEKALTTMVTTFHKYSGREGSKLTLSKKELKELIKKELCLGEKMRESSIDDLMKSLDKNSDQEIDFREYSGFLTTLCMAYNGFFLEENQ, encoded by the exons ATGGTTCAGGCTCCTGGGGCAAGGAGGGTGACTAGG CTTCTGGAACTGCACACCGTGATggagacccccctggagaaggccctGACCACTATGGTCACCACTTTCCATAAATATTCTGGGAGAGAGGGCAGTAAACTGACTCTGAGCAAGAAGGAGCTAAAGGAACTGATCAAGAAGGAGCTGTGTCTTGGTGAG AAGATGAGGGAGAGCAGCATTGACGACCTGATGAAGAGCCTGGACAAGAACAGCGACCAGGAGATTGACTTCAGGGAGTACTCGGGGTTCCTGACCACGCTGTGCATGGCCTACAACGGCTTCTTTCTGGAGGAGAACCAATGA